From Xanthomonas sp. 10-10:
TGGGTGCGGAGAAGCCACCTACATAAAAGAATTTTCCGGCTAAGCGCAGCACTCCAATGGGTCGCTGCAACCAGTTGACACACCACTCAACGCGTAGCAATCTCGCTGCAAGGAGCCTAGAAACTCCTCACACAGCGGCACCCACCTCCGTCAGACCGGTGGGTTTTTTGTGCCTGCAGTTTCTTGCAGGCGTAACCGGCGTGACACCTGCGTCGGAAAGCGGCGAATGCGAATCCCTTTCGGAAAAGGGCCTGCCGTCTGTGTGTGGTTTCTAGCCTCCCGACATCCCGTTGCGTCGTGCGACGGGGCTTGTTCGTCTAGGAGGGCTTTGCCATGCGTCGATCCACGTCCAGTCCCAAGCCATCGCGCAAGCGCGCCACGGCGCAGCCGCCTACCGAAGTCGTCTGGCGCTCGCTGGATCCTTCGATCCCGCCGCGACGCTACCTCGAGCGCACGCCCATCCCCGAACCCCGTGCCGAACCCCGCACACCACGGCGGCCCGGCCGCGCGCGTGCGCCGCAGCAGTGCACCGTTGGCTATGGGTACTATCCCGACAGTCACCAGCGCATTCCCACCCTGCGCCTGCGCGGCCGCTGGCTGGAACAATTGGGCTTTGCCATCGGCAGCAAGCTGCACATCCGCCAGCGCGATGGCGAGCTGGTCATCAGCCTTGTAGACCCACATTGATCACGCCGCAGCGCATGCGCGCACCGCATGCGCCCGGCCCGTTGCTGGAGACGTCGCATGATGAGTGAGGGCATGACCGGCGCGTCGCGTGCAGACCGCCACGGTGTCATCGGCCGGGTGGTCGCGGCGCGCATGCACGCCGCAAGCGCGGTGCCGGTTGAGCGCTACGGCAGCCGCCCGTGGCGCCACCGCAGCGCCTACACCATGCGTGAGCTGCCGGCCCGCGCGCCCGCGGCGGGTATCTACGCGCTTGGCCGCGTCACCACGCGCTGGCACGTGCGCGAGGAGCACGCGCCGGCCAGGGAACGCTTCGACCAGGCCGTGGTGCAGCTGCAGGCAGAGCTGCTCACCTACATGCGGCGGCGCCTGCGCGACCCGCACACCGCCGCCGACCTCGCCCAGGAAACGCTGCTGCGCCTGCTGGCCTACCGCAACACGCCAGACATCCACAGCTACAAGCTGCTGCTGTACCGCATTGCCCACAACGTGGTGCTGGAGCACTGGCGCACGCGCCACCGCAGGCACGCCGCCCGCCATGTGCCGCTGGAGGACAGCGAACCGCTCGCCGCCGCTGGCACGGCGGTGGACCAGCTGGTGGACGCCCGCCGCACCCTGCAGCACCTGCACACCCACACGCTGCCCGCGCTGCCGCCCAAATGCCGCCAGGCCTTCATGCTCAACCGCTTCGACGGCCTCAGCTACCCCGAGGTGGCGGCGGTGATGGGCATCTCGGTCAAGATGGTGGAAAAACACATCAGCCGCGCCCTGGCCGCCTGCCGCGCGGCGGTGGGTGAGTGAGGTCAGGGCAATGCATTGCGCAGGTGGTGGTGCATCGAGACCGGCCGGGCGCTGGCTCGGTTCATCGCGCTTAGCTATTCGGCTAAGTTAGCGGCATGCGGCTCCTCGGGTCACCAATAGGTTGGTGCTCATTCGATCAGATGCCGCGAGACGTTCGTTTAGCGCAATGCGGAGCGAAAGCTCGATTGTGCAACTTGCTGATTATCAGGTCGGGATGACCAGACACTATGCTGAAAAATATGAAGTTCCCACTCTTGTACATACTTGAGCTGCTGCTATGGCTGCCGTTGCTTGTCTCCTTCTTTGCCGCGTCCATGTTCCTTGGAGCCAAACCCATTGCTGCGCTCGATCTTCAAGGTAAATCACTCCCTGCTGGCTGGGAGGCTGCAGTTCCGAGTCACGGGAAATTCTTGCAGGGCTACCTCATCTCCAATCACCCTGCCACTTTCGCCTGTAGTGCAGTCATCACGCTTGGCTTGGCGTTCTTGCTCTACCGTGTTAATCGGGCACAAGCAGTGCAACGTGCCGAAGCTGACAGCCGCAGCAACCGATCTCACCTCATCGCCAATGGTGTTGTTTTTGCAACGCTGGCGCTGACCGGCTATGTACTGGTGACACGCGTTTGGGTCGGCGTCAGCGCGGTCTAACTGCGCCGGGATGAGATCAGCGCCTTATCGCATAAGCGCTCCAGGTTGACTTCGTTTTCAGGCGAGAGCTGAAAAAGATCAAGAGCGATTGAAGCAGACGCAGGGTGCGCCACGTCATCCTGTTAAGACTCCGTTCTTTGCTCTTCGCCCCCGTCTCCTTGGGTTCTCTTTGAGCGCCAACTACTGTGACGCGCAACGGGGACCCGACACGAGAATTTCCCTATCGTTATGACATGCAGCGACGGCATAACGCGAGCCACTCGGCTCGCCGCCAATTGCCAGACAAACGCGCATCGCCCCCCCACAACACAGCGCCCCCCAGCGCAAAGGTTCTTCATGATCGATGTCATCAAGCGAAAAATTTTCTCAAGACGTTCGGTGATGGGTTTCGTGTTTTCCACCGCCACCCTAGTGGCTGGAACGACAACCGCTGCACTGGCAAGCGAGCCGGTCGGCTTTGGCGCGGGAACCACTGGAGGCGCGGGGGGCGAGGTGGTCGATGTCTCGACACCGGCAGAGCTCAAGAATGCCTTGTGCCAGCGTTACCAGGGCTATACCTGCATAGACGACACGCCTCGCATCATCCGCCTGAACACCGTCATCGACTTCACGGCAACGCAGGGAACCACGTCCACCACGGGCTGCGTTTACGCTGACAGACAGTGTGCAGAGCCGAGCGGGAAGCAGGAGCGGGTTCTGGACACCGGGTCATACTGCAGCGGTCGTACAACGTTCCCACTGACCTACGACAACGCAGCTAAGTCACTGCTGTCCGTGGGTTCGAACAAGACGATGATCGGTCTCGGGGCATCGGCGGGGATCAAGGGCACGGGCTTGTCGATGACCGGCGGTGTGTCGAACATCATCGTGCGGAACCTGTCGATCACCGATCTCAATGAGGGCATCGTCTTTGGCGGCGATGCGATCAGCATCGATAACGCAAGCAGGATCTGGATCGACCACAACGCGTTCGCACGCATCGGCCGGCAGATGATCGTGACGGGCTGGGGCCCTGCCAAGGCAGTCACCATTTCCAACAACATGTTTGATGGCGAGACCGCGTATGGGCATTACTGCAACGGTCGAAGCTCCTGGATCCTGCTGCTGATCGGCGAAGCTGAAGAAATCACCCTGCTGGCAAATCACTTCCACGCCACCGCAGGGCGTTCGCCGGAAATCGGCACGGGCGGCATGATTCATCTGGTGAACAATCTGTATACGTCCAACTTCTATTTTGGCGCCACTGCGTCAAGGGACGTCAACCTGTTGGCCGAAGGGAACTACTTCAATCCAGAGGGCCAATACTTCTTCCCTGTCGCCAGTACACCCGGCGATCTGGTGTTCGCGCCACTGGATGAGAACGTGTCCTCCACCGGGTCGCTTTGCTCGCAGACGCTGGGGCGTTCCTGTGTCACCAGTTACACGGAAACCGGACAGGAATCGTTTCTGCTGGACACCACCGTGATGGCCAATATTGCCGGCAATGCGACGTGGAAGAATGCGATAGGCAGCGTCAGGCCGATGATGTCCAACGACGTCGCCAAGTCGGTTGCCGCCAACGCAGGCCCCAGAGCCGACCCGGACAGCGTCAGCAGGTAGTCCCGAGCGGGCCAGGGATCTCCGGCGGCCTGAGGCGCGCGATGCCGCAGGTCCCTGCTGCGCCAACATTGGGTGGCTTGATCAAGCATGCCGCTTGGCGCTGTACTACAGCGCCCACTGAATGTCTGCCCAGTGCGAGCGGCAGGGTGGCGCAGTAAACATTGGCGGCGGCTGTTGCCACAGTCGTTTCTGTGGCCTTTACACCGAAGATCGGGTTTGCCGATACCAGGGGTAAAGCCTGGCCTGCCGATGTGCTAGCTTGCGCCAATAAAGACGTACCCTGACACTGCATTCCAGCCAGCGCCGCGCTGTGGCGCTGGCTGATTCAGGCGTTATGCTGCGCTTCGCAGTTGGCTGATCCCCGGAGTCAGGCGCCATGTCGGATATGCTCGTCAACATCGACGTCGATGATCTGGAAGCTGCCGAGCGCTTCTACTGCGCAGCGTTTACGCTGCGCCCAGGGCGTCGCTTCGGCACAGATGCGATTGAACTCATTGGCGCGTCCTCCAGGCTGTATCTTCTGGCGAAAGGAGAGGGAACCCAGACATTTCCCAATGCGGGTCCAGTGCGCTCCTATGCGCGACACTGGACGCCAGTCCACCTGGACTTCGTTGTGGACAACCTCGAGCAGGCGGTTGCACGGTCGATTGCTGCCGGGGCCACCCAGGAGAACGCGATCCGCGACAATGCTTGGGGCCGCATCGCGTTGATGGCCGATCCCTTTGGGCATGGCTACTGCCTGATCGAATTCAGCGCTGTCGGCTACGACGCCATCACGTCCTGAAGCTGGTGTATCGCATGATCCGTTCAAGTAGCGGCCCGGTGAGGGCACGCTCATGCGCAAGCCGCAGGCGCGCCTTGATAATCACCCAAGCCGCACCCGCTTCGCGGGTAGCCTCAACTGGCACCTGACTGCATGGAAGCAACCACGCGCTCTTCGGCAACGCATGACCTGGGCGATCGCATCCTCAAGGTGAATCACGCCGGCGAGCATGGCGCCATCAGCATCTATAGCGGGCAACTCTTCATGGCGCGCTCGACCGATTGATCCGTCTATAGAGCCTAGATAAGCGACATCCACCGCAAGGAACTTTGGTACATGGGGCCTTGCGACGAGCGCATTGCACAGTTCGTTGCGGAACGTCCGCAAGCTACAGGTGTTGATCGGATAGAATTTCTGACAATTCGATCAAGCCGATGCCGCCTTGCGGCCTGGCTTAGTTCAGGCATCAGGCCACATGGAAAAAATGCGAAATCTTCCACTGCGATGCCCATGCTGCGGCCATAAGACGCTCGACGCGCGCGCAGCTTTCGAGATATGTGCCGTGTGTTTTTGGGAAGATGATGGTCAGGATGACGACGATGCGGATGAGGTATGGGGCGGCCCGAATGGAGAGATCAGCCTTACCGAGGGGCGCTCCAACTACAAAGCATTTGGCGCCTCTCATAAGGCGTATCTCACTCGCGTGCGTCCGCCACGTCCTGACGAGCTGTTGGATAGGGCGTGACGGTGCATTGGTGCAGAACCTGCTCAGCAGTTCTGCTTGGTCAAGGTGTCAGGGCCTCTAGGCACACTCGATGTTATTTCTGGTCATTACCTCCGTCCCGCCTGGAGAAGCGCCCGAATGGGTGCGCGAGAAATGGGTAGGTCTGTCGCTGCCGCTTGCGGACGAGGCGGGCGCTGTGCATTCGCTACCCACCGTTGGGGTCATCTCACATCCCAAGACCCGCATTGGGTACTACTGGGCACGGCTGACTGGCCGGGTGAGGCGGGCATCGGGCTACATCGTGTACTCCGCGGCCGCAATCGAGGTTCTTGAGCGATCAAGTCCGGCGGCAGCGGCTTGGTGGCGCAATCACGTTCCATGGGTTGTGCATCCCGGTCGAATTTTGATGTTTCAAGAAGGTGTCGGTCATGTGGAAACCGTCCACGCGTCCTGACAATCCATTCAGGCCCAGTCGGTTTCTTGGCAGGGCGTAACTTGCCGGCTGAGAGCACGTCGCGCGCAACATCGTGAACTGGCATGCTTGACACGTCAGTCGATAAATCGCCGCTCCGCGCCACAGCACAACGCATTGGGTACTGGTGAAAATTCTTAACTCGTTGATGGATAAGCTGGACAGCATCAGTTCCTTGACGATGCTCTGCATAAACTCGGTACTGTGCGTATTTGTGCTGCTTGCGCATGGGGGCGCCCTGCTTTTGGTAAGGACCGGCAAGGTGCCGGAGATGGCGCAGGAGGTTGCGATTGCCTACGTCTCCATTCCTGCCGTGATCGTTGCATTGGCATTCTCGGCGCTGGCCTTGATTCGACGAGAAAAGCTTGTAGCCGCGCTCAAAGTCCATGCTGTCATGCTCATGGGCCTTGCTGCCTACACGCTTTATGTTGGCCTTGACGTAGTCTTCAATGGCGTGCCAAGCGGCAGCAGATTCAGCTGGGATCCCACTCTGTTTGCGGTTTTTCTGGGATATCCGTTCTTGCTGATCAAGCGGGCATTCCCGTGGTCAGGGTTTAGCCGTGCGCCACTGCGCTTCGCTCCGGTGCTAGCGGTAGGGATTTCATTTCTGATCAGCATGGCGGTTTCTTGGCGGATGTTCGCCTTGTTCAGGGCTAGCGTAGAGTAGGTTCACTTATCCACCCTGACACCGCTGCCACCCACCCGCAGCAGCCGATACCTGCTCCCATCCATTGCGTAGCCGCTTCATCGCCTGCCCGCCCACGCAGGCATAGCCCAGTTGTTTGGCCTCTGCCGTGCCCAGGCCCGGCAGCGCGATGATGGAATCCGATGGAGCGGGACGCCCCTGGCTGCGTGCCTCCTTGCGCAGCATCATGTTCTCGATGCCCTGGCAGTAACGCACCATGCCCGGATGCGGGTGCGCGCGGTATTGCTCGCAATTGAACGGCGTGGTGTCGCGCGCCATCGAGTTGTACGGCTGCCGCGTCGGCGGGATGTACTTGCTGTTCGCCTTGCCTGTGGCTGAGCGCATGCTTTGTGCGTAGACGCCTTGCCCGCACGCAAGCACACACAGCGCTGTCAGTATCAGCGCGACGCCGCGCGCGGTGGTCATCCTGTCCATGGTGCTCCCCCTGTCCGCACCGATCCTAGCCCACCCATCGCCGGCGTGGGTGGTTCAGTCCGCTTGGTGCTCAGGGTCTGAATCTGGCGACCGTCGCCTCTACGACGCAAGGATGCCCGCGACGTCAGATAGGCCACCTCAACCGTGTGCCCGGCATCTGGCGCCACGCTTGTGGCGACTGCAATGGCCCTTGCCGCGCAGGGCACTGCGCCACATCGGGTGGTGCTTGCTTCCTGCCTCACATCACCCCGATGGTGCGGGCCGACTGCGCCACAACGGCATCAAGGCCACCAACCCAAGCACGGGGCCAGGCAGCAGCACCCAGGCGATATGCAGCCCCAGCGCGTCTACATACCGCGTGCTCACACCGATCGCCACCACGGTGATCGCAAAACCAATCGCGTTCTGCATCGACAGCGCACTGCCCACGATGGCAGGCGGGCATGCACGTGCAGCCAATGCGGAAAACTGCGGTGAGTCGGCCACCACGCTGGCGCCCCACACCAGCATCAACGCAAGTGCCGCATAGCCAGATTGCCCACCCACCCATGGAAACGCCAGGCAGCACAGTGCCGAGATCAGCAACGCCACCGCTGCCACACGCGCGCTACCGATGCGCGCACTCAACTGCCCGCCCAGCACGCAGCCCACCGCCCCTGCGGCGATCACCGCAAACGCCAACGTGGCCGTGCTCACCCCAAGCGCTTGCGACAGGCCGGCGCGCGCGATCAGCAGCGGCGTCAGCGTCCACATCGCATACAGCTCCCACATATGGCCGAAGTAGCCGAACGTGGCGGCGCGAAAGTCCTTCAATGAAAACGCCTGCAGTACCGCGCCGAACGCCAGCGTGCCGCTTGCCCGTGCCGGTGCAGCCGCGCCTTGCCCCAGGCGCAGGATCATCGCTGCCCCAATCACGGCCAGGAGCGATGCCACCCCCATCGGCGCCTGCCACGGCAACGCGCCACCCACCGCCTTGATGCCCTGCGGCAACGCCGTGCCCAGCGTCAGCATGCCCACCAGCCACGCCAGCGCCTTGCCCGCATGCTGCGGCGCCCACTGCACCACCAGCTTCATCCCGATCGGATAGATGCCAGACAGGCACAGCCCCACCGCAAAGCGCCACACCATTCCCGTGGCGACATCGCTGGCGAAGATCGCAAAGCCCAGATTGCACGCCGCCCCGGTTATCGCGCAGACGGCAAAGATGCGGCTGGCCGCAAACCGGTCGGCCAACCCGCTCAGCGCAAAGCTCAACGTGCCCAGGATGAAACCCACCTGCGTGGCCATGGTCAGCCACCCGACTGCCGCTGCACCCACGCCCCATTGCCGCATCACGTCGTCGGCCGCGCTGTTGGCCGAAAACCATAACGAGGTGCCCAACAGTTGCGCCAGGATAATCACCACCAGCGCAGTGCTTGGTCGCATGGGTGGCGGCACGGCGTGCGTCATCGGATCAGCCTTGCGCGTGCGCGTCGCAATATCGGCAGCGGGCGTCGAGCTGAAGGTGAGTAACGTTTGGTGTCTACGGCTGCTGGCATGGCACGGGACCCCATCAGACGCAGTCATGTAGTGGCGCTGAGCTTACTGCAGCCATCTGCTTGCTGCTCCCGCTTGCGAGTCGATGAGGTGTGCCTGGACATATGCCGCGGCGGCACCCGAAAAAGATGCCAGCGAAACTCCTTTGATCGTCAGTAGCGGGAACCAAGACTGTCCCAGCCCCACCGCACGGCCGCGCCTGCTGCCGGAGGGTGCGTTTGGCCGCAGGCAACGCAGTGCACGCGCATGGCGAATTCCGTACAGTCGGCTCGTCATCGTTGCAAGGCTGCGTCCCGCCTACCACCGTATCGCGCCTGCCGGGCGCACAAGGAACCTGCAATGCGCGAGCTGAAATTGATGATGTCGGTGTCGTTGGACAGCTTTGTCAGCGGGCCGGATGGCGAGGTGGACTGGATGTTCAGCGGCGACCAGGAGGCAATCGCCTGGAAGGTCGCCACTGCGTGGGAAGCCAGCCTGCACATCATGGGCAGCCGTGTGTTCGCAGGGATGGCGTCGTTCTGGCCGACGGCCGACTCGCCGTTTGCGCCGCCGATGAATCAGATCCCCAAGGCGGTATTTTCTGCGCAGGGTGCTGGAGTGCTGGAAGCGGCCGTTACCGCGCTCGCGGCTGCGCAGGCACGGGCCGATGTTGCTGGCGCGCCACTGCAGGCTGGCGCGCAGAGCTGGTCGCAGGCCCATGTGGCCAGTGGCGACCTTGCACAGGAAGTGGCCAAGCTCAAGATGCAGGGCAACAAGCCGATCATCGCCCATGGCGGCGCGGCGTTTGCGCGCAGTTTGATTGCGCACAATCTTGTGGATGAGTATGTCCTGGGCGTGTACCCGATCGTGCTCGGCAAGGGCGTGCCGATCTTCGATGGCCTGCCCGCACCACGTGCGCTCACGCTGGTCGGCACCAAGACCTTCCCCAGCGGCTTCATGGCGCAGACGTATCGGCCGGTGTGAGCGCGTGCGTCGGCGTCAGTGCTGGTACGTCGCTGCTGGCAGGGCGCGCACAGCTGGGACGGTACCGGCCGCGCGATGGGGATAGCTGCGATGGCACCCCTCGGTGTGGATCAGGCGGCGCAGCGTGAGGCAAGGTCGCCTTGATGCTTGGCTGCGAGCGCATCCAGGGGTGCATCGCAGCGACGCGCCACCGCGTGCTGCCTGGATCACTCAGCACACGGTTCACCGGCAGACGCTGGACCATCGCGTCGCGGCCTCGCGGGCGCAGCTTGCGTGCGTGACCTAGCGCGCCGCGTCGATGACCATGCCGCCGTCCGGGGTGAGGCTGTAGCCGGTGATGAACTGCGCATCCTGGCTGGCAAGAAACAGGATCACCGGCGCAATGTCATGCTCGGGCGAGCCGTTGCGGTCGAACACATTGGGCAAGGGCGGGCGGTCGCTGCCGAAGGTGTCGGCAATGGGCATGACGTTGTTGACGGTGATCCCGTCGGCGCCCCATTCGCGCGCGGCCACGCGTGTCAGTGCGCGCACCGCCTCCTTCGCCATGCCATAGGGGGCGTAGCCCACCATGCCGAGCAAGCCGCCCGCCGAACCGAGATTGATGACGCGGCCCTGGCCACTGGCTTTCAGATACGGGTGGCAGGCCTGCATGCTGCGCAGGTACGCCAGTGGGCCTATGTCGAAGTTGCGCTGCAGCTGCTCCGCCGACAGGTCGATGACCGGCGAGAACACCGCTGACGGGTCGAAGGCATTGTTCACCAGGATGTCGACGCCGGCCCAGGTATCGACCACCGTCCTGACCGCTGCCTTGATGGCGTCTGCATCGCGCACATCGCAGCGCACGCCAATGGCCGTGCCTCCAGCCACGT
This genomic window contains:
- a CDS encoding demethoxyubiquinone hydroxylase family protein gives rise to the protein MEATTRSSATHDLGDRILKVNHAGEHGAISIYSGQLFMARSTD
- a CDS encoding dihydrofolate reductase family protein, producing MRELKLMMSVSLDSFVSGPDGEVDWMFSGDQEAIAWKVATAWEASLHIMGSRVFAGMASFWPTADSPFAPPMNQIPKAVFSAQGAGVLEAAVTALAAAQARADVAGAPLQAGAQSWSQAHVASGDLAQEVAKLKMQGNKPIIAHGGAAFARSLIAHNLVDEYVLGVYPIVLGKGVPIFDGLPAPRALTLVGTKTFPSGFMAQTYRPV
- a CDS encoding MFS transporter yields the protein MRPSTALVVIILAQLLGTSLWFSANSAADDVMRQWGVGAAAVGWLTMATQVGFILGTLSFALSGLADRFAASRIFAVCAITGAACNLGFAIFASDVATGMVWRFAVGLCLSGIYPIGMKLVVQWAPQHAGKALAWLVGMLTLGTALPQGIKAVGGALPWQAPMGVASLLAVIGAAMILRLGQGAAAPARASGTLAFGAVLQAFSLKDFRAATFGYFGHMWELYAMWTLTPLLIARAGLSQALGVSTATLAFAVIAAGAVGCVLGGQLSARIGSARVAAVALLISALCCLAFPWVGGQSGYAALALMLVWGASVVADSPQFSALAARACPPAIVGSALSMQNAIGFAITVVAIGVSTRYVDALGLHIAWVLLPGPVLGLVALMPLWRSRPAPSG
- a CDS encoding SymE family type I addiction module toxin, with translation MRRSTSSPKPSRKRATAQPPTEVVWRSLDPSIPPRRYLERTPIPEPRAEPRTPRRPGRARAPQQCTVGYGYYPDSHQRIPTLRLRGRWLEQLGFAIGSKLHIRQRDGELVISLVDPH
- a CDS encoding VOC family protein, which gives rise to MSDMLVNIDVDDLEAAERFYCAAFTLRPGRRFGTDAIELIGASSRLYLLAKGEGTQTFPNAGPVRSYARHWTPVHLDFVVDNLEQAVARSIAAGATQENAIRDNAWGRIALMADPFGHGYCLIEFSAVGYDAITS
- a CDS encoding RNA polymerase sigma factor translates to MTGASRADRHGVIGRVVAARMHAASAVPVERYGSRPWRHRSAYTMRELPARAPAAGIYALGRVTTRWHVREEHAPARERFDQAVVQLQAELLTYMRRRLRDPHTAADLAQETLLRLLAYRNTPDIHSYKLLLYRIAHNVVLEHWRTRHRRHAARHVPLEDSEPLAAAGTAVDQLVDARRTLQHLHTHTLPALPPKCRQAFMLNRFDGLSYPEVAAVMGISVKMVEKHISRALAACRAAVGE